DNA from Polaribacter sp. NJDZ03:
AACATGGGAGAAAGATTTAAAAGCTTTTAAAACTGTTAGAAATAAGTATTTAATTTATCAGTAGAAAAAGAACTTTAAAAGTTATAAAATAAAAAAACTCGTAATTTCTTACGAGCTTTTTTTATGGTATTAAAAGAAATTTATATGTTAAGGTTGTAAGTTAAACCTACAGAGAAATTTGTAGACTTACCAATATTACGACCATCAACTACAGTACCAAAACCTACACTTGCTCCTAATTCTGGAATAATATTTTTATAAACAGTAGCACCTAATCTTGTGTATTCTACTTTAGTTTCTGGAAAGTTAGGACCAGCAAAACCAGCACCACCAATATCTACACCATCAGTTGAAGCTAAATAATCTAACCAACCTTCTACATAAATTGCAGAACTAGCATATCCTATTTTAGTAGTTGCATAATAAGCATTTGGTACATCAAAGTCCGCACCACCACTAGTATTATCTGCATCTCCTTTAAATTGGTAAGAATTTAAAAAAGTTACAAAAAGACCATCATTGCTTTGTAAATGTAAACCCGCAGTTAAGTTTGTAGAAAAGGTATTGTTACCAAGAGATAAAATTCCGTTTGCTTCATAACCTGTAGGAATATCAACACTTAAACCCGTTATTACATCTAAATTTAATTTTTCAAAATCAAAAGTATACGCATTGTATTTCAATCCAATAGAAATATCTTGAAAACCATCTTGTTTAGATGTTGTGTTTGCAGGATATGGAGCGCCATTTCCTTCTGCAGAAATGTAAGGAGCATTTAAAACAACAGATAATTTGTTTGTAATACCGTATTTTGCATATAAACTGTATATGTTTTGATCAATTTCTTTGTAAACAGGCACTGCATCCATTTTAGTGTTTCCTGCATAAAATTTCTCATAATTACTAGAAGTGTAAGAAGCTGTTACAGATAAATCTCCTTTTTTTGGAGTAAAACCATCTAATAATCCTTGTGCATTAGTTTGTGATGTAAGAGCTAGTCCAAAAACCAAACCTAATACTATTTTACTTGTTTTCATTTTTTGTTTTTTAATAGTTAGGTTCCTTTGTCGAGTGCTAATTCTGTAAATTACAAGATGAATTTTGTTTTTCTTAAAAAAGAGAAATAATGAAGAAATTATTTTTTATTTCTATCTCTTTTTAAGCATGTTATCAATAAAAAAAAAGATTATTTTTTTTTAAATATTTTTTTTTAAACAGGTTAATGTTTTTAGATTTTTTATTTGAAATAGGTTTTCGAGTTTTATCATTATAAAATTTGTAATTTTGAAAACTAGAAATAAGCTACTTAAAATAATTCTAGTAAAGCATGTACAAATCTATTGTAAGACCAATATTCTTTTTATTCGACCCAGAAAAAATTCATTACTTCACTTTTTCTTTAGTCAAAAACCTTTGTAAAATTCCTTTTGTTACTTCAATATTTAGAAGTTTATATGTAGTTGATGACAAACGATTAGAAAAAACGTTATTTGGTATTACCTTTAAGAACCCAGTTGGTTTAGCTGCAGGTTTCGATAAAAATGCTGTTTTATATAATGAATTGGCTAATTTTGGTTTTGGTTTTATAGAAATAGGAACCGTAACTCTAAAAGGACAAGTTGGTAATCCTAAAAAAAGGTTGTTTAGATTAAAAGACGATCAAGGAATTATAAATAGAATGGGTTTTAATAATGACGGAATGGAAGCTGCCATTAAAAACCTAAAGAAAAATAAGGGGCAAGTTATTATTGGTGGTAACATTGGTAAAAATACAGCAACCTCTCCAGAAAATTATACAGAAGATTATTGCGAGGTTTTTACAGAATTACATCCGTATGTAGATTATTTTGTACTAAACGTAAGCTGCCCAAATGTAGGTAGCCATGCAAAACTAAATGACAAAGACTATTTATTAGAATTAATTTCTGCTTGTCAG
Protein-coding regions in this window:
- a CDS encoding transporter produces the protein MKTSKIVLGLVFGLALTSQTNAQGLLDGFTPKKGDLSVTASYTSSNYEKFYAGNTKMDAVPVYKEIDQNIYSLYAKYGITNKLSVVLNAPYISAEGNGAPYPANTTSKQDGFQDISIGLKYNAYTFDFEKLNLDVITGLSVDIPTGYEANGILSLGNNTFSTNLTAGLHLQSNDGLFVTFLNSYQFKGDADNTSGGADFDVPNAYYATTKIGYASSAIYVEGWLDYLASTDGVDIGGAGFAGPNFPETKVEYTRLGATVYKNIIPELGASVGFGTVVDGRNIGKSTNFSVGLTYNLNI
- a CDS encoding quinone-dependent dihydroorotate dehydrogenase, which translates into the protein MYKSIVRPIFFLFDPEKIHYFTFSLVKNLCKIPFVTSIFRSLYVVDDKRLEKTLFGITFKNPVGLAAGFDKNAVLYNELANFGFGFIEIGTVTLKGQVGNPKKRLFRLKDDQGIINRMGFNNDGMEAAIKNLKKNKGQVIIGGNIGKNTATSPENYTEDYCEVFTELHPYVDYFVLNVSCPNVGSHAKLNDKDYLLELISACQNLNNKEKIQKPILLKIAPDLNNIQLDEIIELVHETKIDGVIASNTSTNRANLKASKERLAEIGNGGVSGQPVKNQSTAVIKYLADTSKKAFPIIGVGGIHSEKDALEKLNAGADLVQVYTGFIYEGPSLVKRINKAILKQF